In the genome of Capra hircus breed San Clemente chromosome 5, ASM170441v1, whole genome shotgun sequence, one region contains:
- the NTS gene encoding neurotensin/neuromedin N, which translates to MMAGMKIQLLCVMLLAFSSWSLCSDSEEEMKALETDLLTNMHTSKISKASVPSWKMSLLNVCSLINNLNSQAEETGEFHEEELITRRKFPAALDGFSLEAMLTIYQLRKICHSRAFQHWELIQEDILDAGNDKNEKEEVIKRKIPYILKRQLYENKPRRPYILKRGSYYY; encoded by the exons ATGATGGCAGGAATGAAAATCCAGCTGCTGTGCGTGATGCTCCTGGCTTTCAGCTCCTGGAGTCTGTGCTCAG AttcagaagaggaaatgaaagcGCTAGAAACAGATTTATTGACCAATATGCATACATCAAag ATCAGTAAGGCAAGTGTTCCCTCTTGGAAAATGAGCCTGCTGAATGTCTGCAGTCTTATAAATAACCTGAACAGCCAAGCTGAGGAAACAGGAGAGTTTCATGAGGAGGAGCTCATTACAAGAAGGAAATTTCCTGCTGCCTTAGATGGCTTTAGCTTGGAAGCAATGTTGACGATATACCAGCTCCGAAAAATCTGTCACAGCAGGGCCTTTCAACACTGGGAG TTGATTCAGGAAGACATTCTTGATGCTggaaatgacaaaaatgaaaaggaagaagtgataaagagaaaaattccTTACATTCTGAAACGGCAGCTGTATGAGAATAAACCCAGAAGACCCTACATACTCAAAAGAGGTTCTTACTACTACtga